A single window of Phlebotomus papatasi isolate M1 chromosome 4, Ppap_2.1, whole genome shotgun sequence DNA harbors:
- the LOC129808541 gene encoding uncharacterized protein LOC129808541 gives MPIKDEFKVYSARDVKRSVEKTVASQINVVMARPLSINSPSFVLMAYGTDQKFNYESVMRRWEFIVLRLRQLGIEVLGFSSDGDSRLLKAMRISGNIPTELPFLDDFCGWDFFNGTLKPVVAEQHMNSIRKHYARPAGYIYQSQGSNITDLTHNRLHPITGNSSPPVINCVQDTVHIGGKLKNRLLYREPMTLGDIQITSAHLLQLIESSNVSEHGITQSEIQTKDHMNYKIAEKLIDEKLITALKNNVPGSDGTVFYLNLMRLIRNSFDAPNISPSARLYDIWFALFAFRYWRRWLRKNNIPLERCITANAYQCIEVNAHSLVNIIMPGVLQFRTYNVICDQCVFLILLELLTCCQMFSVKHLSYYLLQREYVLRSSISMKSGRGGKPNSISKAAVGVDLIAPVIAMQICL, from the exons ATGCCTATAAAAGATGAATTCAAGGTATATTCAGCCAGAGACGTGAAGCGTTCTGTGGAAAAAACAGTTGCTAGCCAGATCAACGTTGTAATGGCACGACCTTTGAGCATTAATTCACCGTCATTTGTTCTCATGGCTTACGGAACAGACCAAAAGTTCAACTATGAATCAGTGATGAGACGATGGGAGTTTATCGTGTTACGTCTTCGGCAATTGGGTATCGAGGTCCTCGGATTTTCATCTGATGGGGACTCGCGACTTTTAAAAGCAATGAGAATTTCCGGCAACATTCCTACTGAGCTGCCTTTCTTGGACGATTTTTGTGGTTGGGATTTTTTCAACGGAACGCTCAAGCCTGTTGTTGCTGAACAACATATGAACAGCATACGAAAACACTACGCGCGTCCAGCCGG GTACATTTATCAGTCTCAGGGGTCCAATATCACAGATCTTACTCACAATAGATTGCATCCCATCACAGGTAATTCATCCCCACCTGTAATTAATTGTGTGCAAGATACTGTACATATTGGTGGAAAGTTGAAAAATCGTCTCTTGTATAGAGAACCGATGACATTGGGCGACATACAAATAACTTCAGCCCATTTGCTTCAATTAATTGAGTCCAGCAATGTGTCCGAGCACGGAATAACACAGAGTGAAATTCAGACAAAAGACCACATGAATTATAAAATTGCGGAAAAGTTAATTGACGAAAAATTGATCACAGCTCTAAAAAATAATGTCCCCGGTAGCGATGGCACTGTGTTTTATCTCAACCTCATGCGTCTGATTAGAAATTCTTTTGATGCGCCAAATATTTCACCAAGTGCTCGTCTCTACGACATTTGGTTTGCATTATTTGCTTTCCGTTACTGGAGGCGATGGCTCCGAAAGAATAATATACCTTTGGAGCGTTGTATTACAGCAAATGCTTATCAGTGTATAGAGGTGAATGCACATTCACTGGTCAACATCATcatgccaggg GTCTTACAGTTTCGAACATATAATGTGATTTGTGATCAATgtgtctttttaattttacttgaaCTGTTGACATGTTGTCAAATGTTCTCGGTAAAACACTTGTCATATTATTTACTTCAACGGGAATATGTACTACGCT CTTCCATTTCAATGAAAAGTGGAAGAGGCGGTAAACCTAATAGTATCTCTAAAGCAGCTGTTGGAGTCGATCTTATAGCACCCGTGATTGCGATGCAAATATGTCTCTGA